Proteins from a genomic interval of Streptomyces sp. NBC_00820:
- a CDS encoding RICIN domain-containing protein: MAPVPNGLYAITHPGEQMLTMEGGGSEPKTPVVMLPPTGNPGEQEWQLEELGNGNYTIRNLRSGTYLSFDGDPEMNKPVVGYPEQREWALYQSAQPHTFHVVVPGGPVDGVELALDLSLLRIFPPRIALRPLDVGNQRQAWSFHFME; this comes from the coding sequence TTGGCACCTGTCCCGAACGGCCTCTACGCGATCACCCATCCCGGCGAGCAGATGCTCACGATGGAGGGAGGGGGGTCGGAGCCCAAGACACCCGTCGTCATGCTGCCGCCCACCGGCAACCCCGGCGAGCAGGAATGGCAGCTGGAGGAACTCGGCAACGGCAACTACACGATCCGCAACCTCAGGAGCGGGACGTACCTGTCCTTCGACGGCGACCCGGAGATGAACAAGCCGGTCGTCGGATACCCCGAGCAGCGCGAGTGGGCGCTCTACCAGAGCGCCCAGCCGCACACGTTCCACGTCGTCGTCCCGGGAGGCCCCGTCGACGGCGTGGAGCTGGCTCTGGACCTCAGCCTGCTGCGGATCTTCCCGCCCCGCATCGCCCTGAGGCCGCTCGATGTCGGCAACCAACGCCAGGCGTGGTCCTTCCACTTCATGGAGTAG
- a CDS encoding toxin — translation MSIRRMKALLAELGEEASRHLQPPAEPRAVMAGFCRAMSVLRERPITLVFRAFPDGIPVSGMRLDCGDRSVIVVEDRTPAESQLVILGHELWHEEQGDCGHHVAGLSAAAARALGPGQTTATVRQAAEQVLAAHEVPRDTLLAIAARSGSALDHEQDAETFGLLFGREVRTWIPGRYAQGPVSSTTLEGRIRLSLLNRGGQILR, via the coding sequence ATGAGCATCAGGCGCATGAAGGCGCTCCTCGCCGAGCTGGGCGAAGAGGCGTCGCGGCATCTTCAGCCGCCGGCCGAGCCCCGTGCGGTCATGGCGGGGTTCTGCCGCGCGATGAGCGTGCTCCGCGAGCGTCCCATCACGCTGGTCTTCCGCGCGTTCCCCGACGGCATCCCGGTCTCCGGCATGCGGCTGGACTGCGGTGACAGGTCCGTCATCGTCGTCGAGGACCGTACCCCTGCCGAGTCACAACTGGTCATCCTCGGACACGAGTTGTGGCACGAGGAGCAGGGCGACTGCGGGCACCACGTGGCGGGCCTCTCCGCTGCGGCCGCCCGCGCCCTCGGCCCCGGGCAGACGACGGCGACGGTACGGCAGGCGGCCGAACAGGTCCTCGCCGCGCACGAGGTACCCCGCGACACGCTGCTGGCCATCGCGGCGCGCTCCGGCTCGGCGCTGGACCACGAACAGGACGCGGAGACCTTCGGGCTGCTCTTCGGCCGCGAGGTCCGCACCTGGATTCCCGGCCGGTACGCGCAGGGTCCCGTGAGCTCCACGACCCTGGAAGGCCGTATCCGTCTGTCCCTCCTCAACCGCGGCGGGCAGATACTCCGGTGA
- a CDS encoding MAB_1171c family putative transporter — MSFSDLHLPYALPAVLLSAALALKAPTFVRAWKDPDVRATTLLLLLASAVFLSVAPASIHRINTATGVPNFSAPWVYSLLTAFCGSCLTMVITWRDEPSPRRSGLIRRIWLIYAGIIVALWITFLLADVPIERVYDLDTYYAAEPWMREHILLYLSAHMVSVLVAAYMIWKWISKVRGGWLKVGLVFLQSGYAFGLVFDIAKLAAVAARWTGTADWDWLSTEVAPPFAILDASLVGIGFILPQAGPFLQKWTRDRLTYHRLRPLCRALRTVAPAAARARVGRFAPLDLRLMQRQQRVHDGLLILAPSLDDDLFHRAYEEARAAGHGEDRARGIAGALAVRTALDPSPADTGTGTVTDPGTGNSTDTGTGTGTACAAPRTSQAAPSRDDRHAPAAMSGVAYDIEAVSRALSRPRTIDTIRQRVALRESMSTHG, encoded by the coding sequence GTGAGCTTCAGCGATCTGCACCTTCCCTACGCACTGCCGGCCGTACTCCTGTCGGCCGCTCTGGCACTCAAGGCCCCCACCTTCGTCCGGGCGTGGAAAGACCCGGACGTGCGGGCCACGACCCTCCTGCTGCTCCTGGCCTCCGCGGTGTTCCTGTCGGTGGCGCCGGCGAGCATCCACCGGATCAACACGGCGACCGGTGTGCCCAACTTCTCGGCACCCTGGGTGTATTCACTCCTGACGGCGTTCTGCGGCTCCTGCCTGACCATGGTCATTACGTGGCGGGACGAGCCCTCGCCGCGCCGCAGCGGCCTGATCCGCCGCATCTGGCTGATCTACGCCGGCATCATCGTCGCGCTGTGGATCACCTTCCTCCTGGCGGACGTCCCCATCGAGCGCGTCTACGACCTGGACACCTACTACGCCGCCGAACCGTGGATGCGCGAGCACATCCTGCTGTACCTGAGCGCGCACATGGTCTCCGTCCTCGTGGCCGCGTACATGATCTGGAAGTGGATCTCGAAGGTCCGCGGCGGCTGGCTGAAGGTGGGCCTGGTCTTCCTGCAGTCCGGCTACGCCTTCGGACTCGTCTTCGACATCGCCAAGCTCGCCGCCGTGGCGGCCCGTTGGACCGGAACAGCCGACTGGGACTGGCTGTCGACCGAAGTCGCGCCCCCGTTCGCGATCCTCGACGCCAGCCTGGTCGGCATCGGCTTCATCCTCCCGCAGGCCGGACCCTTCCTGCAGAAGTGGACCCGCGACCGGCTGACCTACCACCGGCTGCGCCCGCTGTGCCGGGCGCTGCGCACCGTCGCCCCCGCCGCGGCGCGGGCACGGGTGGGCCGCTTCGCACCGCTCGACCTCCGCCTGATGCAGCGTCAGCAGCGCGTACACGACGGCCTGTTGATCCTCGCGCCGTCCCTGGACGACGACCTGTTCCATCGCGCGTACGAAGAGGCGCGCGCCGCCGGTCACGGCGAGGACCGGGCCCGGGGCATCGCCGGCGCCCTCGCCGTGCGCACCGCGCTGGACCCCTCACCCGCGGACACCGGCACCGGCACCGTCACTGATCCCGGCACCGGCAACAGCACCGATACCGGCACCGGCACCGGCACCGCATGCGCCGCGCCGCGCACCTCGCAGGCCGCGCCCTCCCGCGACGACCGTCACGCACCGGCCGCGATGAGCGGAGTCGCGTACGACATCGAAGCCGTCTCGCGGGCGCTCAGCCGGCCGCGAACCATCGACACCATCCGCCAGCGGGTGGCACTGAGAGAAAGCATGAGCACACATGGCTGA
- a CDS encoding NAD(P)/FAD-dependent oxidoreductase, which produces MADPLATRRPTAVVIGASVSGLCAAAALAEYADVTLLERDTLPEGPEPRRGVPQARHAHLVWSGGVAAFDELLPGLVAESVARGARLVHIMGDMVSRAPNEIWFRRFTATHHRNLVCSRDLLDAVIRDRVLAHEHVTLRRNTTALSLAGDATRVTGVHIRTDACTHDHEDGNERDRGHCEETLTADLVVDASGRGSRAPVWLAALGLPQVAEREVNAGVAYATRLYRAPGATADGPFPLVNVQANPAKAPGRGGIILPVENGRWIVTLSGTRGGEPTGDSEAFADFALSLGDPVIGELIKDAEPLGDVVTTRSTANHRRYYEKMSHWPDGFTVVGDAVAGYNPVYGHGITVAVQSALAVRDALRSTRLTAPGVAQRLQRASTRPVAAAWDLAVGQDALYPGAADTPPTRLERSLSRFVDRAVATGARNPRALGALLDVMSLEKPATRLFSPDMLIPMLFGPRRPHLQGPPLTEAERETATS; this is translated from the coding sequence ATGGCTGACCCGCTCGCCACCCGGCGGCCGACCGCTGTCGTCATAGGCGCCAGCGTCAGCGGCCTCTGCGCGGCCGCCGCACTGGCCGAGTACGCCGATGTCACCCTCCTGGAACGCGACACGCTGCCCGAGGGACCCGAACCTCGCCGTGGCGTGCCTCAGGCCCGCCACGCCCACCTGGTGTGGAGCGGCGGCGTGGCCGCCTTCGACGAACTGCTGCCCGGTCTGGTCGCCGAGAGCGTCGCCCGCGGCGCCCGCCTCGTCCACATCATGGGCGACATGGTCTCGCGGGCCCCCAACGAGATCTGGTTCCGCCGCTTCACCGCCACCCACCACCGCAATCTGGTGTGCTCCCGCGACCTGCTGGACGCGGTGATACGCGACCGGGTCCTCGCCCACGAGCACGTCACGCTCCGCCGGAACACCACAGCCCTGTCACTGGCCGGTGACGCCACCAGGGTCACCGGCGTCCACATCCGCACCGACGCTTGCACCCACGACCACGAGGACGGCAACGAGCGCGATCGCGGCCACTGCGAGGAGACCCTCACCGCGGACCTGGTCGTCGACGCCTCCGGACGAGGCTCACGCGCCCCCGTGTGGCTCGCGGCCCTGGGGCTGCCGCAGGTCGCCGAACGCGAGGTCAACGCAGGCGTCGCCTACGCCACGCGCCTCTACCGCGCCCCCGGAGCGACGGCCGACGGCCCCTTCCCCCTCGTCAACGTGCAGGCGAACCCCGCCAAGGCCCCGGGCCGGGGCGGCATCATCCTGCCCGTCGAGAACGGCCGCTGGATCGTCACCCTCTCCGGCACCCGCGGTGGTGAACCCACCGGTGACAGCGAGGCCTTCGCCGATTTCGCCCTCTCCCTCGGCGACCCGGTCATCGGCGAACTCATCAAGGACGCCGAACCGCTCGGTGACGTCGTCACCACGCGCAGCACCGCCAACCACCGGCGCTACTACGAGAAGATGAGCCACTGGCCGGACGGCTTCACCGTCGTGGGCGACGCCGTCGCCGGCTACAACCCCGTGTACGGCCACGGCATCACCGTCGCCGTCCAGAGCGCCCTGGCCGTCCGTGACGCCCTGCGCTCCACGCGCCTCACCGCCCCTGGCGTCGCCCAGCGGCTGCAGCGGGCCTCGACCCGCCCCGTGGCCGCCGCCTGGGACCTGGCCGTAGGACAGGACGCTCTCTATCCGGGTGCCGCCGACACCCCGCCCACCCGACTGGAGCGCTCCCTCTCCCGCTTCGTGGACCGCGCCGTCGCCACCGGCGCCCGTAACCCGCGTGCTCTCGGCGCCCTGCTGGACGTGATGAGCCTGGAGAAACCGGCCACCCGCCTGTTCTCCCCGGACATGCTCATCCCCATGCTCTTCGGCCCCAGGCGCCCCCACCTCCAGGGCCCGCCCCTGACCGAAGCGGAACGCGAGACCGCTACTTCCTAG
- a CDS encoding barstar family protein, translating to MSHATLASVVQAAGWKVIPLDLVGVTDQNGFMDRCTSALDLPSFAGRNWQAFTDAAGDVGWGPEVPGRLLVVIGWQEFAKAQPEQWESAQQVLESVAGRQQKYDSTLAVVLAIA from the coding sequence ATGTCCCACGCCACTCTCGCGTCCGTGGTCCAGGCGGCCGGCTGGAAGGTCATCCCGCTCGACCTCGTCGGCGTCACGGACCAGAACGGGTTCATGGACCGCTGCACCAGCGCCCTCGACCTGCCGTCCTTCGCCGGCCGCAACTGGCAGGCCTTCACGGATGCCGCGGGCGACGTGGGCTGGGGGCCCGAGGTGCCGGGCCGGCTCCTCGTGGTGATCGGCTGGCAGGAGTTCGCCAAGGCCCAGCCCGAGCAGTGGGAGAGCGCCCAGCAGGTCCTGGAGTCGGTCGCCGGGCGCCAGCAGAAGTACGACTCGACACTCGCGGTCGTCCTCGCGATCGCGTGA
- a CDS encoding PhzF family phenazine biosynthesis isomerase — protein sequence MTFDVNGTSPVRPSLPATESLRYSAFTHDPAGGNPAGLVLDASGLDDAQMLAIAAEIGYSETAFVIAHDEATRRFRVRYFSPLAEVAFCGHATVALAVALAERMGPGEIVLDTPAGEIPVATRVDAEGAVLATLTSVATRSRPATSTELESALKTLGWASEDLDPALPPHVAFGGNDHLVLAAASRERLAYLDYDFDGLAEVMRSHGWTTVHLVWRESAERFHARDPFPVGGVVEDPATGAAAAAFGGYLRALDLVGDTAARITIRQGEDMGRPSDLLIEVDPRDDRTRVTGQAVPIGHVRQGAGTGSA from the coding sequence ATGACCTTCGATGTGAACGGAACGAGCCCCGTGCGCCCCTCCCTGCCGGCCACCGAGTCCCTGCGCTATTCGGCCTTCACCCACGATCCGGCGGGAGGCAACCCCGCCGGCCTCGTGCTCGACGCCTCCGGACTCGACGACGCGCAGATGCTCGCCATCGCCGCCGAGATCGGCTACTCCGAGACGGCCTTCGTCATCGCCCACGACGAAGCGACGCGGCGGTTCCGGGTCCGCTACTTCAGCCCGCTCGCCGAGGTGGCCTTCTGCGGGCACGCGACGGTCGCCCTGGCCGTGGCCCTCGCCGAGCGGATGGGCCCGGGCGAGATCGTCCTCGACACCCCTGCGGGCGAGATCCCCGTGGCCACCAGGGTGGACGCCGAGGGCGCGGTGCTGGCCACGCTCACCAGCGTGGCGACCCGTTCGCGTCCCGCCACGAGCACCGAGCTGGAGTCGGCGCTCAAGACCCTGGGCTGGGCCTCCGAAGACCTGGACCCGGCGTTGCCGCCGCACGTGGCGTTCGGCGGCAACGACCACCTGGTGCTGGCCGCCGCCTCCCGGGAGCGGCTGGCGTACCTGGACTACGACTTCGACGGCCTCGCCGAGGTGATGCGGAGTCACGGCTGGACCACCGTGCATCTGGTGTGGCGCGAGTCGGCGGAGCGCTTCCACGCCCGGGACCCGTTCCCGGTGGGGGGTGTCGTGGAGGATCCGGCCACCGGGGCGGCGGCCGCGGCGTTCGGCGGTTACCTCCGCGCGCTGGACCTCGTCGGCGACACGGCCGCCAGGATCACGATCCGCCAGGGAGAGGACATGGGCCGCCCCAGCGACCTGCTGATCGAGGTGGACCCGCGGGACGACCGCACCCGGGTCACCGGACAGGCCGTACCCATCGGGCACGTCCGCCAGGGGGCCGGTACCGGCTCAGCGTGA
- a CDS encoding LysR family transcriptional regulator: protein MDTRLLHTFTTLARTGSFTAAAAELHLAQSTVTVHIRTLERDLGTRLFDRLPTGAVLTESGRRLRERAEDALDAVARLKADVEGAGGPAVVGTPESLCSTRLPAVIAALRTAHPEVDIHLSAAGTAECLEGLRSGRLDLALLLEEEAGFHEVTTELIAREPLALLCAPGHPLAARARAATWAELAAESFFLLEQGCSYSDALERRLLSVPGARPRLTRFGSVDAARSCVAAGLGLTLLPLTTVEEYLREGRLVRVRGPRFADVPVRLARHRRRWTAPAAQAFTRELVRQLSL from the coding sequence GTGGACACCCGCCTGCTGCACACCTTCACCACCCTCGCGCGGACCGGCAGTTTCACCGCCGCGGCCGCCGAGTTGCACCTTGCCCAGTCCACGGTCACCGTGCACATCCGCACCCTGGAACGAGACCTGGGCACTCGGCTCTTCGACCGCCTGCCCACGGGCGCGGTCCTCACCGAATCCGGCCGACGGCTGCGGGAGAGGGCCGAGGACGCACTTGACGCCGTGGCCCGGCTGAAAGCCGACGTCGAGGGGGCGGGGGGACCCGCTGTCGTCGGCACCCCCGAATCGCTGTGCTCGACCCGGCTGCCGGCCGTGATCGCCGCTCTGCGCACCGCCCACCCCGAGGTGGACATCCACCTGTCCGCGGCCGGAACCGCGGAGTGCCTGGAGGGTCTGCGGTCCGGACGTCTGGACCTGGCGCTGCTGCTGGAGGAGGAGGCCGGCTTCCACGAGGTGACGACCGAGCTGATCGCCCGTGAACCCCTCGCCCTCCTCTGCGCCCCCGGTCATCCGCTGGCCGCGCGCGCCCGCGCGGCGACCTGGGCGGAACTCGCCGCCGAGAGCTTCTTCCTGCTGGAACAGGGCTGTTCCTACAGCGACGCACTGGAGCGGCGGCTGCTCTCCGTGCCCGGCGCCCGGCCGCGGCTGACCCGATTCGGGAGCGTGGACGCGGCCCGTTCCTGCGTCGCCGCCGGACTGGGCCTGACGCTGCTGCCGTTGACGACCGTCGAGGAGTATCTGCGCGAGGGGCGCCTGGTGAGGGTCCGCGGGCCGCGGTTCGCCGACGTGCCGGTGCGGCTGGCCCGCCACCGCAGACGGTGGACGGCGCCGGCCGCACAGGCGTTCACGCGGGAACTCGTACGACAGTTGTCCCTCTGA
- a CDS encoding hemerythrin domain-containing protein → MASSDVVELILKDHRTMEDLFRRMRSTEADRAGALREFADLLIAHGEAEEVEVYPALKRYKPIDNEEIEHGSEEHAEGEKALLGLLEVEEVGGEDWDEKLENLVEAVNHHFDEEERTILNAARQNLTDERRDELGEAFLRERAARLAVGCGDIANVRRIVRRQEKE, encoded by the coding sequence GTGGCATCAAGTGATGTGGTCGAGCTGATCCTCAAGGACCACCGGACCATGGAGGACCTCTTCCGGCGCATGCGCAGCACGGAGGCGGACCGGGCCGGAGCGCTGCGGGAGTTCGCCGACCTGCTGATCGCGCACGGTGAGGCGGAGGAGGTCGAGGTCTACCCGGCGCTGAAGCGCTACAAGCCCATCGACAACGAAGAGATCGAGCACGGATCGGAAGAACACGCCGAGGGCGAGAAGGCTCTGCTGGGGCTGCTCGAGGTCGAGGAGGTGGGCGGCGAGGACTGGGACGAGAAGCTGGAGAACCTGGTCGAGGCCGTCAACCACCACTTCGACGAGGAAGAACGCACGATCCTGAACGCCGCCCGGCAGAACCTCACCGACGAACGCCGGGACGAGCTGGGCGAGGCTTTCCTGCGGGAGCGGGCGGCACGGCTGGCCGTAGGGTGCGGCGACATCGCGAACGTCCGCCGGATCGTGCGGAGGCAGGAGAAGGAGTAG
- a CDS encoding CBS domain-containing protein — protein MTQQVREIMTTDLVTVEPLTSVVDVAQLMRREDVGDVLVVDEGRLRGVVTDRDLVIRVLAEGDDIHDRTVANACSEDLITVAPDDDVDEVMGLMRHRAVRRLPVVEEGRPVGIVSLGDLAIAVDPGSALAGISAALPSE, from the coding sequence ATGACGCAGCAAGTTCGCGAGATCATGACTACGGACCTCGTCACGGTGGAGCCCCTGACGTCGGTGGTCGATGTCGCCCAGCTGATGCGCCGCGAGGACGTCGGCGACGTGCTGGTGGTGGACGAGGGCCGGCTGCGCGGGGTGGTCACCGACCGGGATCTGGTCATCCGGGTGCTGGCCGAGGGCGACGACATCCATGACCGCACCGTGGCCAACGCGTGCAGCGAGGACCTGATCACCGTCGCCCCCGATGACGATGTCGACGAGGTCATGGGGCTGATGCGGCATCGGGCCGTACGACGGCTGCCGGTGGTCGAGGAGGGCCGGCCTGTCGGCATCGTCTCCTTGGGGGACCTGGCCATCGCCGTCGACCCCGGCTCCGCACTCGCCGGCATCAGCGCGGCACTGCCCAGCGAGTGA
- a CDS encoding DUF6328 family protein, whose amino-acid sequence MGTGRDAGAERTGRDETVEERADRIWSDLIQEVRVAQTGVQILFGFLLTVVFTPKFADLDDTDRAIYVATVIVGAAATGALIGPVALHRLVAGRRVKPQAVALASRLTFVGLVLLLATMTAALLLVLRVVTHDMRVLWLVGSVVAWYLLCWFVWPLWIRHRHTVRRPPG is encoded by the coding sequence ATGGGCACGGGACGTGACGCAGGCGCGGAGCGCACGGGGCGCGACGAGACCGTGGAGGAGCGTGCCGACCGCATATGGAGCGACCTCATCCAGGAGGTGCGGGTCGCGCAGACGGGCGTACAGATCCTCTTCGGTTTTCTGCTCACCGTCGTGTTCACTCCCAAGTTCGCCGATCTCGACGACACGGACAGGGCGATCTACGTCGCGACCGTCATCGTGGGCGCCGCGGCGACCGGGGCCCTGATCGGCCCTGTGGCACTGCACCGGCTCGTCGCCGGACGACGTGTGAAGCCGCAGGCGGTCGCCCTGGCCTCACGGCTGACCTTCGTCGGCCTGGTCCTGTTGCTGGCGACGATGACCGCCGCGCTCCTGCTCGTCCTGCGGGTCGTGACCCACGACATGCGGGTGCTCTGGCTGGTGGGGAGCGTGGTCGCCTGGTACCTGCTGTGCTGGTTCGTCTGGCCGCTGTGGATCCGGCACCGGCACACGGTCCGCCGGCCACCCGGGTGA